The DNA segment AGATTGTACAAAGCCCGCAGGCTGCCATTGAGGGTGATGCCGGGGCTTGTGTGCCGGCCTTATTGCAATTCCGCGGCAGCCTGTTGCGCCCCGATACTGCTGCCCTGCAATGGCAGTGGGATTTTGGCAATGGCACTACAGCCCAGGTACAAAACCCGCCTGCAGTGACCTATGCTACTGCCGGGGCATTCCAGGCCCGGCTGTTAGTTACCAATACATCGGGCTGTACCGATACCGTATTCAAAACAGTGAATGCCTGGCCCCTGCCAACGGTTAGCGCCGGCCCCGACCAGGTTATTTGCCGTAATGCCGGCGCCACCCTTACCAGCAGCGGGGCTACCCAATATAACTGGTTCCCGGCCACTGCCTTATCCTGCACCGATTGCGCCACGCCTTTGGCATCTCCTTTGGAGGATATTACCTATGCTGTAACCGGGAAGAATATTTTTGGCTGTACCGCTATGGATTCTATACGGATACAGGTAAAACAACCGTTTACTATGACAACAGGTAAGGGAGATACCCTGTGTAAGGGAGAATCCTTCCAACTGATGGTTTCCGGCGCAGAAGAATACTCCTGGACCCCTCATGTATGGATGGACAATCCTACCAGGAGTAACCCCACTGTAAGGCCCGATACATCTGTGACTTACCGCGTGATAGGAAGGGATAGCCAGCATTGTTTTGCCGATACAGGCTATGTGTCGATGGTAATATATGCGTACCCTGTGATAGAGGCCGGGCAGGACCAAACGGTACCGGTGGGTAATTCGGTGACTTTAACCCCGGAAATCTCAAAAGATGTCACGGCATTAAAATGGTATCCGTCTGCAGGGTTAAGCTGTATAACCTGTACCACGCCGGTGGCCGCTCCCAAACAAACGATTACTTATACGCTGGAGGCGGTGAACGGAGGAGGTTGTATCAGCCGGGATAAGGTAACGCTGTTTGTTTTCTGCAACAATGCCAATGTATTCATGCCAAATACCTTCTCGCCCAACGGAGATGGCAATAATGACGTATTTTATCCAAGGGGGAAAGGAGTATACTCCATCCGGTCCTTAAAGATCTTCAACCGGTGGGGCGACCTGGTGTATGACCAGATGAATATCCAGGCGAATGATGCCGGCAAGGGATGGAATGGGATGCATAAAGGACAGCCGGCGCCCCAGGATGTGTATGTGTACACGATGGAAGTGATCTGTGAGAATAATGTGACCCTGAATTATAAAGGTAATGTGGCGCTGATCCGTTAAGTGGTATCATTATTGTTTACCGGGACGTACCCTTATTGAAAATATCTCTGTAAACCACAAACATCGCAACTTGACAAAAAAGCTGCTAGTAATACTACTATTGCTTATTGGGATCCAATCGGCACGGGCACAGGCGCCCGTAGCTGAGTTCACTGCCAATACTGTGGCAGGCTGCGCACCACTTACCGTTGCTTTCAAAGACCTTTCTACCGGTAATCCCATCTTCTGGAACTGGGATTTTGGCGGTGGCAACCTCTCCAACCTGCAAAATCCTGTTATAACATTCAGCACACCGGGCGTTTACAACATTACCCTGGTGGTACGGAATGCCGACGGCACCAATGGCATTACCAAGAACAATTATATTGTAGTAAACCCTTCTCCCCAGGCAAGTTTTACTGCCAATTACACTACGGGTTGCGTGCCCTCTACCATACAATTCACGGACCGGAGTCTTCCTGTTGCTGGTAATATTGTATCCTGGAACTGGGATTTTGGCGATGGCACTACTTCTACACAACAGCATCCTTCTCATCAGTATACCGCTACCGGTTTTTACACAGTAACCCTAAGAATAGTTAGCAGTACAGGCTGCCAGTCAGTAGTTTCCATTGGCCGCTATATCCGTATTGTGCCTGGTGTAATACCCGACTTTGATTTTGCCACACCGGTTACCTGCCGCCCGCCCTTTAACGTTAACTTTACCAACCTTACCAGCGGGCCGGGCAATATTACCTACCAATGGAATTTTGGTAATAGTACAAGTTCCACACAGGAAAACCCTACCGCCACTTATGGCGCTGCCGCCACTTATACGGTTACTTTGAATGCCACCAGTGAGTATGGTTGTTCGGGCAGCATCCAAAAACCCATTACCATTAATGGTACCGGTACTTCCTTTACAAGCCCGGATACGGTATGCCTGAATACAACAGTAAGTTTTCAGAATACTTCTTCACCTGCGCCATTAAGCAGTACCTGGGATTTTGGGAACGGGCTACAATCCAACAACCTGCATGATACCAGTAGCTATGCTACACCGGGTAACTATACGGTCAAGTTGATCAATGTTTATGCTACTTGCACCGACTCTTTATCAAGGCCCCTGGTAGTGATGGATAAACCAGTGGTTGATTTTACAGCGCCGGTCACAACAGCCTGTAGAGCGCCATTAACGGTCAACTTCCAGGATGCCTCGCCCGACGCGGTGGCCTGGCAATGGGATTTTGGCGATGGCAACACTTCCACCCAACGCAATCCGGCGCATCCATATACTGCAGAAGGCCAGTTTGATGTTACCTTAACCATTACTTCGCGGTTAGGCTGTACCAATACTATTACCAAACCGGCTTTTGTACGCATTATTAAGCCCACTATAGCTTTTGGCAATGCGCCTACCGGTGGTTGTATCCCTTATACCTTTACACCCACTGCCAATGCGAATGCCATTGATGGGGTGGCCACTTATTTCTGGGAGTATGGTGATGGCTTTACGGCTACCACCACCGTTCCAACCGGACCTTCCCATATTTATCCGGCAGCCGGGTCCTATACGATTAAACTTACCATTACTACTACAGGCGGTTGTACGGAATCTGTTGAACTCATTAATGGTATACGTACCGGTACGCCACCGGTGGCTAATTTTACCGTTGCCCCAACAGATGCCTGCGCATCGGATGCTATCCAGTTTACCGATCTGTCAACAGCTACACCCGGCGTAGATGAATGGCAATGGGATTTTGGAGATGGTACCACATCCAACCAGCAAAATCCTGCTCACACGTATACCGACAGCGGCTACTTTTCTGTAAGGCTCAGGGCCTACAATAATAAATGTGCGACCACTTCGGCCATCCAGGTGGTTCATATTAAGCCCCCGATTGCCAGTTTTACCTACCTGGTCAATTGCGCCAACGGCATGCAGGTTAGCTTTACCAACCAGTCGAAGGTAAATCCTGCTGTGTATGGACCGGAAACCTATGCCTGGGATTTTGGGGATGGCAGTACGTCTACCGCAGCCAATCCCGGACCACATACTTATGCAGCCCTCGGAACTTATACTGTTACCCTCACGGTATCTACCGCTACTTGTTCCCATACATATACACAACCGATCAAACTGGTAGGCGAGAAAGCTGATTTCAGCCTGAGTGATGCCAGTATTTGTAAAAATGAATCTTTTACTGCCACGGTTATCAATAGCAATGCGGCCAATATCAATCGATATGAATGGTCAATAGGCGGCGGTCCTTTTACCGTAGGAGGGCCAACCATCGATAGTAGTTTTGCCAATGCAGGTACCTATGCTGTTGCGCTACGCATTACTGATATCAATGGATGTGCAGATACGAAAACCGTTCCTGCTGCCATTACCGTTACAGGCCCAACTGCTAATTTTACGCCGGTTCAACAGGGAGGATGCAGCAATACCAATATCACCTTCAACGATCTGTCTACCGCTACTGCAGGTATTAAGAGCTGGACCTTTGATTTCGGTGATGGCAATAGCCAAACATTTACAGCGCCTCCCTTTACGCATACCTATGCCGATACCGGCAGGTTCGTGGTGAAGATGACGGTGACAGATAACAACAATTGTCCGGATACTTATACATCCACCGACACGATTGTGATCAGTAAGCCGGTAGCAGGTTTTACGGCTGACTTCACGACCATTTGTCCCAATACCGACCTGCCCTTTAAAGATACTTCCTCCGGCAACGGCTTAACCTGGTCCTGGGACTTTGGTGATGGCAATACTTCAACGGCCCAGTCGCCGATACACCGGTACAACGCCACCAGCGGTACTTTCACGGTAAAGCTGGTGATCACCGATGCGGTGGGCTGTAAGGACTCTGCTACAAAAGCCGGTTATATCACCGTGAAGAAGCCATTCCCGGCTTTTGATGTACGGGATACCAGTTCCATTTGCACGTTGCTGGAAACCAAATTCACCTTCAAGGGAACAGACTATGAGTCTTTTTACTGGGATTTTGGCGATGGAAGCACCTCTACCCTGCCCAACCCCAACCACTTTTATAATACTTATGGATCGTATGAGGCCAAGTTATACGTAATAGGATATGGAGGTTGTCTTGACTCTGTAAGTGACACCATTAATGTATACAATCCGTACACCACTACCGAGATGAATTATAGTCCGCTCACCAGTTGTAACGCTTTGATGGTAGACTTTTCGCTGGTTACGCCGCCTTCCACACGCTTTACTTTTTATTATGGAGATGGAGGGTTGGACAACTCCCAAAATAAAGTATTCCAGCATTTTTATAAGCAACCTGGTTTCTATCCACCATCCATGTTATTACAGGATAGCCTGGGCTGCCAGGTAATGGTAGGCGGCCCCAGTACGATCCGGGTGATCGGGGCTTTACCGTTGTTTGGTGTAGACAAGAAGAACTTCTGTGATGTGGGTACGGTTAATTTTACCAATTATACCATCGGTAATGACCCGGTAGTAACACGGGTCTGGGACTTTGATGACGGTACCACTACATCAGACCCTGATCCTACCCACACGTTTACCCAACCAGGCACGTATGTGGTAAAACATACGGTAACCACACAAACCGGGTGCACCAATACTATTACAGATACCATCAGGATATATGGCACACCACATCCGTTGATCGTTGGTGATACTGTAGCCTGTATCAATGAAGTACTGGCATTACAGGGAACACTCACCGTGCCGGATACCGCTATTACCTGGTCCTGGAACCTGGGCAGCAATGGCCAGTCATCCGATCAAAATACTGCTGTAAAATATGGGCAAACGGGTACCTATACCGTGTCGCTGGAAACCACTAATAAGCTGGGCTGTAAAGACAATACCTCAAAGAATATTTATGTGCCACCCACACCTGTGATAACGATTAATGGCAATACCACCATACCCGTGGGCACGGGCCTCACCATACCGGTAAGCTATAGTCCCAATGTGGCTACTTACATGTGGACACCTCCTAAAAACCTGAGTTGCACGGATTGTCCCACGCCTTATGCCGATCCAAAGTTTACCACCACCTACAAGGTACAGGTAGAAGATATCTATGGCTGTTCTGCCAGCCAGGATATCACGCTCACCGTAATATGCAATACCGAGAATTATTTTGTTCCCAATACCTTCTCTCCCAATGGCGACGGGCAGAACGATGTATTTATGCCCAGGGGCAGGAGTATAGACCGTGTGAACAGGATGCAGATCTTTAACCGCTGGGGGCAACTGGTATATGAAAAGCACAATTTCATGGTCAATGATGCCAGTGCAGGCTGGAATGGGACCTATAAGGGGAAACCCGCAAACGCGGATGTGTATATTTATGTAATAGAATTTGTTTGCGATAATGCTTCCGTTGTCCCGTATAAGGGCAACGTAACTTTGCTGAGATAATGATGAATCCGATACTATACCATATAAAACCGGGTATTATGAAAAACAGCAGGCGATGGATGCAGTATTCCATTATAGGAATATTGATGTGTACCATGACCATCACGCAAGCCCAGGATATCCATTTCTCCCAGTTCTTTGAAGCGCCGCTGCTCCGTAACCCTTCACTGGCGGGTATTTTTACCGGCGATATCAGGGTACAGGGTGTATACCGGGACCAATGGAACAGTTTTACCAACGCCTACCGTACCGGCTCCCTGAATGGAGAATATAAGATGCCGGTGGGCAAGGGAGATGATTTTATGACAGTGGGCGGGCAGGTGCTTTTTGACAAAGCCGGCACCGTAGGTTTAACCACCGTTCATTTATTACCTGCCTTGAACTATCATAAATCCCTGAGCAATGAAAAATCCATGTACCTGAGCCTGGGTTTTATGGGAGGCATGGTACGCAAGAGCATTGATATGTCTAAAATGACTACCGATAACCAATACGGCGGTGGTGGTTATGACCCTTCGGCGCCCACCGGTGAATATTTCACGGCGCCCAATTTTACTTCCTGGGATGCCAGCGTGGGGATGAGTTTTAATACCTCTTTTGGGGAAGACCAGGAAAACAGTATGTTCCTGGGCGCTGCTTACCATCACCTGAACCGGCCCAAGAACTCTTTTTACCGCAATGCCACTATTGAACTGAACCCCAAGTATGTTTTCTCTGCCGGGATCACTTTCGGGGTGGATGAATATTCCTATTTTATTATTCAGGCCGATCATTCCACGCAGGGCTCCTTTGCAGAAACGATTGGTGGCGCCCTGTATTCCTATAAACTGGGCGGCGATCCTGTAGACCCGTTGTATACCATCCATGCAGGGGCTTTCCTGCGCTGGAAGGATGCCCTGATACCTGTTATCAAACTGGACCGTTACCCGCTCTCCGTGGCCCTCAGCTATGACGTGAATGTATCGCAGCTAAAAACTGCCAGCCAGGGACGCGGAGGCATTGAATTATCGGTATCCTGGATCAGTTTTCTTGACCGGGATAATACCAGCCGGGACAAGGTACTGTGCCCCAAATTTTAATTTTTACGCAGTTCATTTATTAAATGTGTGGTTTCACTGACTGATTGTAACAAATAACCGGCTGGCATGTTATTTTTGTTACACTCTAAAATCAATGATATGAAAATTGAAGCCGGACAAAAAGCCCCCGATTTTTCCCTGTATGATTCTGACAAGAATAAGGTAACGCTGACTGACTATAAGGGTAAGAATGTGTTATTGCTGTTCTTCCCACAGGCATTTACCGGTGTTTGCACCAAAGAGCTGTGCAGCATCCGGGATAATATTGCTCTATACAATAATGTCAATGCACAGGTATTGGGCATCAGCGTGGACTCTGTTTTCACCCTGGCCAAATACAAGGATGAACAGCAACTGAATTTCCCTTTATTGAGCGATTTCAACAAGGAAGTATCCAGGGCCTATGGGGCATTGTATGATACCTTTGTGTTTGATATGAAGGGCGTGTCGAAACGTTCGGCTTTTGTAATTGATGAGGCAGGTATTGTGCAGTATGCTGAAGTATTGGAAAATGCGGGTGATTTGCCCAATTTTGAAGCTATTGAGGCAGCATTGGCTGTAACCAAT comes from the Paraflavitalea devenefica genome and includes:
- a CDS encoding PKD domain-containing protein, encoding MTKKLLVILLLLIGIQSARAQAPVAEFTANTVAGCAPLTVAFKDLSTGNPIFWNWDFGGGNLSNLQNPVITFSTPGVYNITLVVRNADGTNGITKNNYIVVNPSPQASFTANYTTGCVPSTIQFTDRSLPVAGNIVSWNWDFGDGTTSTQQHPSHQYTATGFYTVTLRIVSSTGCQSVVSIGRYIRIVPGVIPDFDFATPVTCRPPFNVNFTNLTSGPGNITYQWNFGNSTSSTQENPTATYGAAATYTVTLNATSEYGCSGSIQKPITINGTGTSFTSPDTVCLNTTVSFQNTSSPAPLSSTWDFGNGLQSNNLHDTSSYATPGNYTVKLINVYATCTDSLSRPLVVMDKPVVDFTAPVTTACRAPLTVNFQDASPDAVAWQWDFGDGNTSTQRNPAHPYTAEGQFDVTLTITSRLGCTNTITKPAFVRIIKPTIAFGNAPTGGCIPYTFTPTANANAIDGVATYFWEYGDGFTATTTVPTGPSHIYPAAGSYTIKLTITTTGGCTESVELINGIRTGTPPVANFTVAPTDACASDAIQFTDLSTATPGVDEWQWDFGDGTTSNQQNPAHTYTDSGYFSVRLRAYNNKCATTSAIQVVHIKPPIASFTYLVNCANGMQVSFTNQSKVNPAVYGPETYAWDFGDGSTSTAANPGPHTYAALGTYTVTLTVSTATCSHTYTQPIKLVGEKADFSLSDASICKNESFTATVINSNAANINRYEWSIGGGPFTVGGPTIDSSFANAGTYAVALRITDINGCADTKTVPAAITVTGPTANFTPVQQGGCSNTNITFNDLSTATAGIKSWTFDFGDGNSQTFTAPPFTHTYADTGRFVVKMTVTDNNNCPDTYTSTDTIVISKPVAGFTADFTTICPNTDLPFKDTSSGNGLTWSWDFGDGNTSTAQSPIHRYNATSGTFTVKLVITDAVGCKDSATKAGYITVKKPFPAFDVRDTSSICTLLETKFTFKGTDYESFYWDFGDGSTSTLPNPNHFYNTYGSYEAKLYVIGYGGCLDSVSDTINVYNPYTTTEMNYSPLTSCNALMVDFSLVTPPSTRFTFYYGDGGLDNSQNKVFQHFYKQPGFYPPSMLLQDSLGCQVMVGGPSTIRVIGALPLFGVDKKNFCDVGTVNFTNYTIGNDPVVTRVWDFDDGTTTSDPDPTHTFTQPGTYVVKHTVTTQTGCTNTITDTIRIYGTPHPLIVGDTVACINEVLALQGTLTVPDTAITWSWNLGSNGQSSDQNTAVKYGQTGTYTVSLETTNKLGCKDNTSKNIYVPPTPVITINGNTTIPVGTGLTIPVSYSPNVATYMWTPPKNLSCTDCPTPYADPKFTTTYKVQVEDIYGCSASQDITLTVICNTENYFVPNTFSPNGDGQNDVFMPRGRSIDRVNRMQIFNRWGQLVYEKHNFMVNDASAGWNGTYKGKPANADVYIYVIEFVCDNASVVPYKGNVTLLR
- a CDS encoding PorP/SprF family type IX secretion system membrane protein, which encodes MKNSRRWMQYSIIGILMCTMTITQAQDIHFSQFFEAPLLRNPSLAGIFTGDIRVQGVYRDQWNSFTNAYRTGSLNGEYKMPVGKGDDFMTVGGQVLFDKAGTVGLTTVHLLPALNYHKSLSNEKSMYLSLGFMGGMVRKSIDMSKMTTDNQYGGGGYDPSAPTGEYFTAPNFTSWDASVGMSFNTSFGEDQENSMFLGAAYHHLNRPKNSFYRNATIELNPKYVFSAGITFGVDEYSYFIIQADHSTQGSFAETIGGALYSYKLGGDPVDPLYTIHAGAFLRWKDALIPVIKLDRYPLSVALSYDVNVSQLKTASQGRGGIELSVSWISFLDRDNTSRDKVLCPKF
- a CDS encoding peroxiredoxin, producing MKIEAGQKAPDFSLYDSDKNKVTLTDYKGKNVLLLFFPQAFTGVCTKELCSIRDNIALYNNVNAQVLGISVDSVFTLAKYKDEQQLNFPLLSDFNKEVSRAYGALYDTFVFDMKGVSKRSAFVIDEAGIVQYAEVLENAGDLPNFEAIEAALAVTN